A window of the Deinococcota bacterium genome harbors these coding sequences:
- a CDS encoding OsmC family protein yields the protein MANVKHSTVHHLVGKRFVGITPEGQRVMIDGEAHAQTGMRPMELLLNAVGACAAYDIVEMLAKRRLAVRAYRIELEGTRAEGTPAYYTHVHARHHFDVPGLDQKTAERFVDLGMNKYCSVAASLKAEISFEVVLEHDAV from the coding sequence ATGGCGAACGTCAAACACAGCACCGTCCACCACCTCGTCGGCAAGCGTTTTGTCGGCATCACCCCGGAGGGCCAGCGGGTGATGATCGACGGCGAAGCCCACGCTCAGACGGGCATGCGCCCGATGGAACTGCTCTTAAACGCCGTAGGCGCCTGCGCGGCCTACGACATCGTCGAGATGCTCGCCAAAAGGCGGCTTGCGGTCAGGGCTTACCGCATCGAACTGGAAGGCACCAGGGCCGAGGGCACTCCGGCCTACTACACGCACGTTCACGCCCGGCACCACTTCGACGTGCCGGGCTTGGACCAAAAGACCGCCGAGCGCTTCGTGGACCTGGGCATGAACAAGTACTGCTCGGTGGCGGCCAGCCTCAAGGCGGAGATAAGCTTTGAGGTGGTGCTCGAGCACGACGCGGTCTAG
- a CDS encoding SAM-dependent methyltransferase — translation MSSPPSGSRAKAFGAFYTDPLIARFLVWWALRTGRETIIDPSFGGGVFLEEAAKRIQLMGGEINDQVYGVELDADVHSRVSAELREALGVSPKNLILADFFEVAPSRLGPFDAVVGNPPFIRYQSFSGASREQALRRALDQNVELSKLASSWAAFLVHAVALLKPGGRLAMVLPVELGHAAYARPLVDFLQRSFGTVTLLTFEKRLFVELSQDTLLLLAEARGEPFGGLLWQDLTDGEDLAVIQKDGRLPLAGTRSIDLPALATGKDKLALHFISERAADLYQELASSPSVKRLGDLAEAGIGYVTGANPFFHLSPAGAKERDLSGALLKRAVFRGRALTGLSFDLKDWQRAAARGDAGYLFAVEAEEALTEAALAYIRAGEEEGVPGSYKCRTRSPWYRVPHVYLPDAFLTYMSGLRPRLVANEAGAVAPNTLHVVRLRPHAALSGRVLSGKALSALWQTSLTCLSAELEGHALGGGMLKLEPSEARRVMVPFPAANGELVGLAEDWDAIVRRDGEDKARRHANEVILEGVLGLSKGECRLLRDAAEGLRSRRYRRGGRSGSVARPSRV, via the coding sequence ATGAGCTCCCCCCCGAGCGGATCCCGCGCCAAAGCGTTCGGCGCCTTCTACACCGACCCCCTTATCGCCCGTTTCCTGGTCTGGTGGGCCTTGCGGACGGGGCGGGAGACGATCATCGACCCGAGCTTTGGCGGCGGGGTGTTTCTCGAGGAAGCCGCTAAGCGCATCCAGCTCATGGGTGGTGAGATAAACGATCAGGTCTATGGCGTGGAACTCGACGCGGACGTCCATTCGAGGGTTTCCGCGGAGCTTCGTGAGGCCTTGGGGGTCAGTCCCAAGAACCTCATCCTGGCTGATTTCTTCGAGGTAGCGCCCTCGAGGTTGGGGCCCTTTGACGCCGTAGTCGGCAACCCTCCCTTCATCCGCTACCAGAGCTTCAGCGGCGCTAGCCGGGAGCAGGCCTTGCGGCGGGCCCTGGACCAGAACGTCGAGCTGAGCAAGCTGGCCAGTTCATGGGCGGCCTTTTTGGTTCATGCCGTCGCCCTGCTCAAACCCGGTGGACGCCTGGCGATGGTCCTTCCCGTGGAGCTGGGTCACGCCGCCTACGCCCGTCCCCTCGTCGATTTCCTGCAAAGGTCGTTTGGCACGGTCACGCTGCTGACCTTCGAGAAGCGGCTCTTTGTTGAGCTGAGCCAGGACACGCTCTTGCTCCTCGCCGAGGCTAGGGGTGAGCCCTTTGGGGGCTTGCTGTGGCAGGATTTGACGGATGGGGAAGACCTGGCCGTCATTCAAAAGGACGGACGGCTGCCGCTGGCGGGAACTCGTTCGATCGACCTTCCGGCTCTGGCTACGGGTAAGGACAAGCTCGCCTTGCACTTTATTTCCGAGAGGGCCGCGGACCTCTACCAGGAACTGGCCTCGAGCCCCTCGGTCAAGCGATTGGGCGACCTCGCTGAAGCAGGCATAGGTTACGTCACGGGTGCCAATCCCTTTTTTCACCTGAGCCCCGCAGGGGCCAAGGAACGCGATCTCTCAGGAGCCCTCCTCAAGAGGGCGGTGTTCAGGGGAAGGGCGCTGACCGGCCTGAGCTTCGACTTAAAAGACTGGCAGAGGGCAGCGGCGAGGGGAGACGCCGGTTATCTCTTTGCGGTGGAGGCCGAAGAGGCGCTTACGGAGGCGGCGCTGGCCTACATACGCGCCGGTGAAGAGGAGGGCGTCCCAGGGTCCTACAAGTGCCGCACGCGCTCTCCCTGGTACCGGGTGCCGCACGTCTACCTGCCCGACGCCTTCCTGACCTACATGAGCGGCTTGCGGCCCCGCCTCGTCGCCAACGAGGCGGGAGCGGTCGCCCCGAACACCCTTCATGTCGTCCGCCTTCGTCCCCATGCCGCACTGAGCGGCAGGGTCCTGAGCGGCAAGGCGCTGAGCGCGCTGTGGCAGACCTCGCTCACCTGCTTGAGCGCCGAACTCGAGGGCCACGCGCTGGGGGGCGGGATGCTCAAGCTCGAGCCGAGCGAAGCCAGGAGGGTCATGGTGCCTTTTCCTGCTGCCAACGGTGAGCTGGTTGGGTTAGCCGAAGACTGGGACGCAATAGTGAGGCGTGACGGCGAGGACAAAGCGAGGAGGCACGCCAACGAGGTCATCCTCGAGGGCGTGCTGGGGCTGAGCAAAGGGGAATGCCGGCTACTCCGTGACGCCGCCGAGGGGCTGCGCTCGCGGAGATACCGCCGGGGCGGAAGGTCAGGCTCTGTGGCTCGCCCTAGCCGTGTTTAG
- a CDS encoding 5-formyltetrahydrofolate cyclo-ligase: MTLVRPEAGASKHVWRDWAKRRREELELVALSAKLAARLERWPDYRRARHVLLYLAFGSELDLSGLDTRGKSPYATRSHQRERRLSIHPLDGGLDRGLERHPLGFLQPAATAEVDPQLIDLALVPGLLFDTSGQRLGYGLGFYDRFLPRLRRDALLVGVTAEALVVPALPASDHDVPVTHLLTEAGVRKAAPS, from the coding sequence GTGACCCTGGTGAGACCGGAGGCGGGTGCCTCCAAACATGTCTGGCGCGACTGGGCGAAGAGGCGACGCGAAGAGCTCGAGCTCGTGGCCTTGAGCGCTAAGCTCGCGGCGCGGCTCGAGCGCTGGCCCGACTACCGCCGCGCCCGGCACGTGCTCCTCTACCTCGCCTTTGGCTCCGAACTCGACCTGAGCGGTCTGGACACCCGTGGCAAAAGCCCCTACGCCACCCGCAGCCACCAGCGAGAGCGCCGCCTCAGCATCCATCCCCTGGACGGTGGACTGGACAGGGGACTCGAGCGCCACCCGCTGGGCTTCCTGCAACCCGCCGCCACAGCGGAGGTCGACCCACAGCTCATCGACCTCGCGCTCGTGCCGGGCCTGCTCTTCGACACCTCGGGCCAGCGCCTGGGCTACGGCCTGGGCTTCTACGACCGCTTTCTGCCCCGGTTGCGCCGTGACGCCCTCCTCGTGGGCGTCACGGCAGAGGCGCTGGTGGTGCCGGCGTTGCCCGCGAGCGACCACGACGTGCCGGTGACGCACCTGCTCACCGAGGCAGGCGTCCGCAAAGCGGCGCCTTCTTAA
- a CDS encoding Uma2 family endonuclease — protein sequence MTLAKPTQDLPEVALRRFTYREMLEMARAGILAEDERVELLHGSIIAMTPINPPHAWAVSELHNHLLLNLSERAVVVSQNPLRLSANLDDDKLPLPDVMVLARRDYTDHPQPEDVYLLVEVADTTLRKDRSIKLPLYASAGVVEFWIANLVDKRIEVYTDPQGADYLTRRSYGLTEPFAPQRFPDKAQAWLTE from the coding sequence ATGACACTGGCCAAGCCGACGCAGGACCTGCCCGAGGTGGCGCTCCGCCGCTTCACCTACCGCGAAATGCTCGAGATGGCGCGCGCGGGCATCCTGGCTGAGGATGAGCGCGTTGAACTCTTGCACGGGAGCATCATTGCCATGACGCCTATCAACCCGCCGCACGCTTGGGCAGTGAGTGAGTTGCACAATCACCTCTTGCTAAACCTGAGTGAGAGGGCGGTGGTGGTCAGTCAAAACCCGCTACGGCTCTCTGCAAACCTGGACGACGACAAATTACCCTTGCCGGATGTGATGGTGCTGGCAAGGCGGGATTACACCGATCACCCTCAACCCGAGGACGTCTACCTGCTCGTCGAGGTGGCAGATACGACGCTTCGGAAAGACCGCTCGATCAAACTCCCCCTCTACGCGAGCGCCGGCGTCGTTGAGTTCTGGATTGCCAATCTGGTCGACAAGCGCATCGAGGTCTACACCGATCCTCAGGGAGCGGACTACCTCACCCGGCGCTCCTACGGCCTCACCGAGCCCTTCGCGCCGCAGCGCTTTCCCGACAAGGCGCAGGCGTGGCTGACCGAGTAG